The following proteins are encoded in a genomic region of Mahella australiensis 50-1 BON:
- a CDS encoding ROK family protein gives MLYVGVDLGGTKMAAGVVNDEGRILVRDTMPTGRERPFEVIAADMAKLILSVIQKGGYAIDDISGIGIGSPGAIDNTNGIVIFANNFGWHNVPLRSELQKYIDLPIYMENDATVAGLAESVYGAGKGVKNAITLTLGTGLGGGIIINGHIYSGSHHVGSELGHLIVEINGRQCTCGNRGCWEQYASATALITAGKEAVLKYPDSLILKFAGGDPEKITAKTIEDAARAGDNVAAEVFDEYVYYLTMGIISIINAFDPEMIIIGGGVSGAGDFLLKPLTEKVKEHIFYKELDFADIRLAELGNDAGIIGAAMLATDKYFI, from the coding sequence ATGCTCTATGTAGGTGTAGATTTAGGCGGGACAAAAATGGCTGCCGGCGTAGTAAACGACGAAGGGCGAATATTGGTTCGCGATACCATGCCGACGGGCCGCGAAAGGCCGTTTGAAGTTATAGCGGCCGATATGGCTAAATTGATACTGTCTGTTATACAAAAAGGTGGTTACGCCATAGATGACATAAGCGGTATAGGCATCGGCTCACCGGGTGCCATAGATAACACCAATGGCATAGTTATATTTGCCAATAATTTCGGATGGCATAATGTGCCGTTGCGCAGTGAATTGCAAAAATATATTGATTTGCCTATTTATATGGAAAACGATGCTACAGTAGCTGGATTAGCCGAGAGCGTTTATGGCGCGGGCAAGGGTGTTAAGAATGCTATCACGCTGACGCTCGGCACCGGTTTAGGCGGCGGCATTATAATAAACGGGCATATATACAGCGGAAGCCATCATGTGGGCAGCGAATTGGGCCATTTGATAGTGGAGATAAACGGTCGTCAATGTACATGCGGTAACCGGGGCTGCTGGGAACAATATGCCTCAGCTACGGCGCTTATAACGGCAGGTAAAGAAGCTGTGCTTAAATACCCCGATTCGCTGATATTGAAATTCGCTGGTGGGGATCCGGAAAAAATAACGGCTAAAACCATAGAAGACGCGGCCAGAGCAGGTGACAACGTGGCGGCTGAAGTATTCGATGAGTATGTATATTATCTTACCATGGGCATAATATCTATTATAAACGCTTTCGATCCTGAAATGATAATAATAGGGGGAGGCGTATCCGGGGCCGGCGACTTTTTATTAAAACCTTTGACCGAAAAAGTAAAGGAGCATATATTCTATAAAGAATTGGATTTTGCTGATATAAGGTTGGCCGAATTGGGCAATGATGCCGGCATAATCGGTGCAGCTATGCTGGCTACCGATAAATATTTCATTTAG
- a CDS encoding 4Fe-4S dicluster domain-containing protein, translated as MIHIVFFEDICKGCGLCTSVCPEGIVSINKDRINASGYNPAGVTDEAKCTGCAFCARICPDIAIRIEKVS; from the coding sequence ATGATCCATATAGTATTTTTCGAAGACATATGCAAGGGATGCGGTCTATGTACATCTGTATGCCCTGAAGGCATAGTATCTATAAATAAAGATCGAATCAATGCCAGCGGATATAATCCGGCTGGCGTCACCGATGAGGCCAAGTGTACGGGGTGTGCTTTTTGTGCCCGGATATGTCCTGATATAGCTATAAGGATAGAAAAGGTTTCATAG
- a CDS encoding 2-oxoacid:acceptor oxidoreductase family protein has product MTHEVIMAGFGGQGVMSIGQLLTHAAMEVGFNVSWYPSYGPEMRGGTAFCHVVVSDEFIGSPLVASPTDLIIMNRPSLDKFEQIAATGAAVFVNSSLIDREVKRADIKAYYIPANDVANRLGNVRVANMVIFGAFLACTDIAPVDVVERCFKEMLGPSKAHMVDINRKALHEGMKLIDK; this is encoded by the coding sequence ATGACGCACGAAGTTATAATGGCAGGTTTTGGTGGCCAGGGTGTCATGTCGATAGGGCAATTATTGACACATGCTGCCATGGAAGTCGGCTTTAACGTGTCATGGTATCCATCATACGGGCCAGAGATGCGTGGCGGTACAGCATTTTGTCATGTTGTAGTTTCTGATGAATTCATAGGTTCTCCGCTGGTTGCGTCACCTACCGACCTTATAATAATGAACAGGCCTTCTCTGGATAAATTCGAGCAGATAGCGGCGACCGGAGCAGCGGTGTTTGTGAACAGCTCGCTTATAGACCGCGAAGTAAAAAGAGCTGATATAAAGGCGTACTATATACCGGCCAACGACGTGGCCAATCGATTGGGTAACGTGCGTGTGGCCAATATGGTAATATTCGGTGCATTTTTGGCTTGTACTGATATAGCACCGGTAGATGTGGTGGAGCGCTGTTTTAAGGAAATGCTGGGCCCGTCTAAGGCTCATATGGTAGATATAAATCGTAAAGCCTTACATGAAGGGATGAAGCTCATCGACAAATGA
- the hprK gene encoding HPr(Ser) kinase/phosphatase, which yields MNLLSVPIETLVEDLQLEVLYKDDCKYINISTSDVNRPGLQLAGFFDYFAYERIQVIGRVEMTYLMSIDVKTRNERLNDYFKYPIPCVIVSRGMDIPTELMDIAQTYKRPLFRTHKSTTQFINRTMNYLESVLAPQITRHGVLVDVYGVGILLMGDSGIGKSETALELVKRGHRLVADDAVEIRRVTDNRLIGEAPDLIKYFMEVRGIGIIDIRAMYGAGAIINTKSIDLVIALEIWDNNKVYDRLGLVEESMDILDVTLPKITIPVRPGRNLAIIVEVAAMNFRLKNSGYHAAQELNQRLENIIEQKQ from the coding sequence ATGAATTTGCTCTCTGTCCCTATAGAAACGTTAGTAGAAGATTTGCAGTTGGAGGTTTTATACAAAGACGATTGCAAATATATAAATATATCCACATCGGATGTTAATAGACCTGGCCTTCAATTGGCGGGCTTTTTCGATTATTTTGCCTATGAACGCATACAAGTGATAGGCAGGGTAGAGATGACCTATTTGATGAGCATAGACGTTAAAACGCGAAATGAGCGCTTAAATGATTATTTCAAGTACCCTATACCATGTGTTATAGTGTCGCGCGGTATGGATATACCGACCGAGCTTATGGATATAGCTCAGACATATAAAAGGCCGTTGTTTCGCACACATAAGAGCACCACGCAGTTTATAAATCGTACCATGAATTATCTTGAGAGCGTATTAGCGCCGCAGATAACGCGCCATGGCGTGCTGGTGGATGTATATGGCGTAGGTATACTGTTGATGGGGGACAGCGGCATAGGCAAAAGTGAAACGGCGTTGGAGCTGGTTAAGCGCGGGCATAGGCTGGTAGCTGATGATGCTGTGGAGATAAGGCGTGTTACCGATAACCGGTTGATAGGAGAGGCCCCCGATCTTATAAAATATTTTATGGAGGTACGTGGTATAGGCATTATAGATATTCGCGCAATGTACGGGGCCGGTGCCATTATAAATACAAAGTCCATAGACCTTGTCATAGCTTTGGAAATATGGGATAATAATAAGGTATATGATAGGCTGGGGCTGGTAGAGGAGAGTATGGATATCCTGGACGTTACATTGCCGAAGATAACCATACCCGTAAGACCGGGCAGGAATCTGGCTATTATAGTAGAGGTGGCAGCTATGAACTTTCGCCTTAAAAACAGCGGCTATCATGCGGCTCAAGAGCTCAATCAGCGCTTGGAAAATATTATAGAACAAAAACAATAG
- a CDS encoding 3-methyl-2-oxobutanoate dehydrogenase subunit VorB: MAQKVLIKGNEAIGEAAIMAGCRHFFGYPITPQNEVAEYISKRMPQVGGCFLQAESELAAINMVYGAAGAGARVMTSSSSPGISLMQEGISYIAASELPCLIVNVMRGGPGLGGIQPSQADYFQATKGGGHGDYRLVVLAPSTIQEMIDLIVEGFDIADQYRNPVMILADGMLGQMMEPVVLEPKKRIERQLPAKDWATTGCDGSRPRNVINSLFMIPEQLEQRNLVLIDKYKRIEQNEVQYQSIDIEGADAVLVAYGTMARIARTVAKKAKELGISVGILRPITLWPFPYDAVAAIGDIPNVKAVFSIEMSAGQMVEDVKLGISGKKPVYFYGRTGGMIPSPNEVLDYICDVLEVR; encoded by the coding sequence ATGGCTCAAAAAGTGCTTATTAAAGGAAACGAGGCCATAGGGGAAGCGGCTATCATGGCTGGTTGCCGCCATTTTTTTGGCTATCCTATAACGCCTCAAAACGAGGTGGCCGAATATATTTCCAAACGCATGCCCCAGGTAGGAGGGTGCTTTTTGCAGGCGGAAAGCGAACTGGCTGCCATAAATATGGTATACGGTGCAGCAGGAGCTGGGGCCAGGGTGATGACATCGTCATCCAGCCCGGGTATAAGCCTCATGCAGGAAGGTATATCCTATATAGCTGCATCGGAATTGCCATGTCTGATAGTCAATGTTATGCGCGGTGGGCCCGGACTGGGTGGTATACAGCCATCCCAGGCAGATTATTTCCAGGCCACAAAAGGCGGCGGTCATGGTGATTACAGGTTAGTAGTGCTGGCGCCGTCTACTATACAGGAGATGATAGACCTCATAGTGGAGGGGTTTGATATAGCCGATCAATATAGAAATCCAGTCATGATATTGGCCGATGGTATGTTGGGCCAGATGATGGAGCCGGTGGTATTGGAGCCTAAAAAGCGAATAGAAAGACAGCTTCCGGCAAAGGATTGGGCTACTACTGGGTGCGATGGTAGCCGCCCCAGGAATGTGATAAATTCGCTGTTTATGATACCGGAGCAATTGGAGCAGCGGAACCTGGTACTCATAGATAAGTATAAACGTATTGAACAAAACGAAGTGCAATACCAATCAATAGATATCGAAGGCGCTGATGCCGTGTTGGTGGCTTACGGTACCATGGCCAGGATAGCCAGGACGGTAGCAAAAAAAGCCAAGGAATTGGGCATAAGCGTTGGAATACTGAGGCCTATAACTTTGTGGCCTTTTCCATATGATGCTGTCGCTGCTATAGGCGATATACCGAATGTTAAGGCAGTATTCTCGATAGAGATGAGTGCAGGACAGATGGTGGAGGACGTGAAATTGGGTATAAGCGGAAAAAAACCGGTATATTTTTATGGCCGTACGGGCGGTATGATACCATCTCCCAATGAAGTATTGGATTATATATGCGATGTACTGGAGGTGCGATGA
- a CDS encoding phosphatase, whose amino-acid sequence MKLVLDTHAHTVACGHAYSTIKEIAEEAANKGLELIAITEHGPSMPGTTRPYFFSNIRVVPSNICGVRVLKGIEANIMDVDGRLDLPDNLLARLDIVIASLHDVTIRPGDVEYNTRAIINAMKNPYVDIIAHPGNPVFAIDIEKVVEAAKQYNVLLEINNHSFTARKGSYDNCLNIARRVKALDWQVALGSDAHICYDIGNFTDAMDIVTKAGMTEDNVINTSVYKLLNFLKQKGKKIESVD is encoded by the coding sequence TTGAAACTGGTTTTGGATACGCATGCCCATACGGTAGCATGTGGGCATGCGTACAGCACCATAAAGGAAATAGCGGAGGAAGCGGCGAACAAAGGGTTAGAGCTTATAGCTATTACGGAACACGGCCCCAGTATGCCAGGGACTACTAGACCATATTTTTTTAGTAATATACGCGTGGTACCCTCTAATATATGCGGTGTTAGAGTACTGAAGGGTATAGAAGCCAATATTATGGATGTCGACGGTCGCCTCGATTTGCCGGACAATTTACTTGCCAGATTGGATATAGTGATAGCCAGTCTTCATGATGTGACAATACGGCCAGGCGATGTGGAGTACAATACGCGGGCTATTATAAACGCTATGAAAAACCCCTATGTGGATATAATAGCGCATCCCGGCAATCCTGTGTTTGCTATCGATATAGAAAAAGTAGTAGAAGCAGCAAAGCAATATAATGTGTTGCTAGAAATCAATAATCATTCATTTACAGCGCGCAAGGGCAGCTATGATAATTGCCTGAACATAGCCAGAAGGGTTAAAGCATTGGATTGGCAGGTAGCGCTGGGGAGCGATGCGCATATATGTTATGATATAGGCAATTTTACGGATGCAATGGATATAGTGACTAAAGCAGGAATGACAGAGGATAATGTCATAAATACGTCCGTATATAAGCTGCTGAATTTCTTAAAACAAAAAGGCAAAAAAATAGAATCTGTTGATTGA
- a CDS encoding bifunctional phosphoglucose/phosphomannose isomerase: MEMINIDDVQALKQADPSNMLDAVYGLPEQMEQALSIAESMQLNVDKNYIKNIIVTGLGGSAIGGDLVRVFAAGRLNIPMAVNRDYVLPSYVGEDTLVFASSYSGNTEETLSAYDTAKAKGAQIIAITTGGQLFKKAQADGYSVINIPAGLQPRAAIGVSFVPLVMALAKIGLLDENDVKPQILEAIELLKIMRNELNPSKVEADNLSKQLARKFYNNLPVIYGVVGTSEVVAQRWKGQICENAKAPAHYNIFPEWNHNELVGTEVPIDLLKRFQVIMLRDKNDHPRIQKRIDITKEILKQVEGGVTEIWSRGNGDIARIFSLIYIGDYASVYLALLNGVDPSTVEKIDLLKNKLAKM; the protein is encoded by the coding sequence ATGGAAATGATAAACATCGATGATGTACAAGCATTAAAACAAGCCGATCCGAGCAATATGTTGGATGCGGTATACGGTTTGCCGGAACAAATGGAGCAAGCATTAAGCATAGCAGAAAGCATGCAGTTAAATGTCGATAAAAACTACATAAAAAATATAATAGTAACCGGCTTGGGCGGATCAGCCATAGGAGGAGATTTGGTGCGCGTATTCGCTGCCGGCAGGTTGAATATACCAATGGCTGTAAATAGGGATTATGTATTGCCCAGTTACGTTGGCGAGGATACACTGGTGTTTGCGTCTAGTTATTCCGGCAATACTGAAGAAACGTTATCAGCCTATGATACAGCTAAAGCTAAAGGTGCTCAGATTATAGCCATAACTACCGGTGGCCAGTTATTCAAGAAAGCTCAAGCCGACGGCTATTCGGTTATAAATATACCGGCAGGACTTCAACCGAGGGCTGCTATAGGGGTTTCATTTGTTCCGCTTGTTATGGCTTTGGCGAAAATAGGCTTATTGGACGAAAATGATGTAAAGCCCCAGATACTCGAAGCTATAGAATTGCTCAAAATTATGAGAAACGAATTAAATCCGTCTAAAGTTGAAGCTGATAATTTATCTAAACAGTTGGCCAGAAAATTTTATAATAACTTGCCTGTGATATATGGTGTTGTAGGTACTAGCGAAGTCGTTGCTCAACGTTGGAAAGGGCAGATATGCGAGAATGCCAAAGCGCCTGCTCATTACAATATATTCCCGGAGTGGAACCACAATGAATTAGTTGGTACAGAAGTACCTATAGATCTGTTGAAGAGGTTCCAAGTCATAATGCTTAGGGACAAAAATGACCATCCGCGTATACAAAAACGCATAGATATAACAAAAGAGATATTAAAGCAAGTGGAAGGCGGAGTTACCGAAATATGGTCCAGAGGTAACGGCGATATAGCCAGAATATTTTCACTTATCTATATAGGCGATTACGCCAGCGTATATCTGGCCTTATTGAACGGCGTCGATCCGTCGACCGTCGAGAAGATAGATTTGCTGAAAAATAAGCTGGCCAAGATGTGA
- a CDS encoding thiamine pyrophosphate-dependent enzyme → MSIIFERPRSLTDKPFHYCPGCTHGLVHRLVAEVIDELDIQANTIGVEPVGCAVSAHDYFDIDVQEAAHGRAPAVATGIKRVWPDRVVFTYQGDGDLASIGMTEIVHAAARGERITTIFINNAIFGMTGGQMAPTSLLGQVTTTSPYGRDAGSAGYPIRVSELLATLQGAAYVARVSVHDVKNIAKAKRSIKKAFTTQMEGKGFSIVEVLSTCPINWGMTPADSLKWLQDNMIPYYPLGELKVDGEEVISR, encoded by the coding sequence ATGTCGATCATATTTGAAAGGCCGCGTTCGCTCACTGATAAACCGTTTCATTATTGTCCGGGATGTACCCACGGCTTGGTACACAGATTGGTAGCCGAGGTTATAGATGAATTGGACATTCAAGCCAATACCATAGGGGTGGAGCCAGTGGGTTGTGCAGTATCGGCACATGATTATTTTGATATAGATGTGCAGGAGGCAGCACATGGCAGGGCTCCGGCAGTAGCCACCGGCATAAAGCGTGTGTGGCCGGATAGAGTGGTATTTACCTATCAGGGCGACGGCGATCTGGCTTCCATAGGTATGACTGAGATAGTGCATGCCGCTGCTAGGGGGGAGAGAATAACCACCATATTTATAAACAACGCTATATTCGGTATGACGGGTGGACAAATGGCGCCGACATCGTTGCTTGGGCAGGTCACCACCACATCTCCGTATGGCCGCGACGCAGGCAGCGCCGGTTACCCTATACGTGTGAGCGAACTTTTAGCCACGCTGCAAGGAGCAGCTTACGTAGCGCGTGTATCGGTGCATGATGTCAAGAACATCGCCAAGGCTAAACGCAGTATAAAAAAGGCCTTTACCACTCAGATGGAAGGTAAGGGATTCTCCATAGTAGAGGTGTTATCCACATGTCCTATAAACTGGGGTATGACGCCTGCAGATTCGCTTAAGTGGCTGCAGGATAATATGATACCGTATTATCCGCTGGGAGAACTTAAGGTGGATGGCGAGGAAGTGATTAGCCGATGA
- the uvrC gene encoding excinuclease ABC subunit UvrC, translated as MIDNIPDLEQRLKDLPDKPGVYIMRDKDGRIIYIGKAVSLKNRVRQYFRSSTNHSPRIRSMIAHIADFEYILTDSEVEALVLECSLIKEYHPKYNVSLRDDKHYPYIKITVNEPYPRIMLARSTEPDGARYFGPYPNSAAVKETIETLKGLFPVRTCKRNLNSKKKERPCLDYYIGQCMAPCQKDIPAEQYADVIRQVCDFLDGRQEDIIDKLKEQMRNAIDALNFEKAAVLRDKINAILSLQEKQKVVSTELIDQDVIGVFQQDEDSMVQVFFIRGGRMIGAEHFLLEDTGHDDTASLLASFMEQFYSGINFIPSEVLLPVWPEDGQTIEKWLSDKKGLRIQLKVPIKGEKRELVEMAEENAREALERFSLKIKADKQRTQGALEQLAEILGLDQMPWRIEAFDISHIQGTDTVASMVVAEGGRPKNSDYRRFRISMPQNDDFASMAEVVDRRYSKGLSEKRQLAAKGLDIKDGKFSAFPDLILIDGGRGQLNAARQVLARLGLDYIPIIGLAKENEEIYIPDRSEPLVLPKDSPALQLLQRIRDEAHRFAISYHRSLRGKSALQSVLDNIPGIGDKRRKALMEYFGSVESIKRAGVEELASIKAMNISAAKKVYEYFHSI; from the coding sequence ATGATAGATAATATACCCGATCTGGAACAGCGGCTTAAAGACCTTCCGGATAAACCGGGTGTTTATATAATGAGAGATAAAGATGGGCGGATAATATATATAGGCAAAGCGGTATCGCTTAAAAATCGCGTTAGGCAGTATTTCCGCTCTTCTACAAACCATTCCCCCAGGATACGGTCAATGATAGCGCATATCGCTGATTTCGAGTATATATTGACTGATTCTGAGGTGGAAGCACTGGTGCTGGAGTGTAGCCTTATAAAAGAGTATCACCCCAAGTATAACGTATCGCTGCGCGATGACAAACATTATCCGTATATAAAGATCACGGTAAACGAACCGTATCCGCGTATAATGTTGGCGCGATCGACAGAACCTGATGGAGCGCGCTATTTTGGCCCTTATCCGAATAGCGCTGCCGTAAAAGAAACTATAGAGACTCTTAAAGGGCTGTTTCCTGTACGTACGTGCAAACGCAACCTAAATAGCAAAAAGAAGGAGAGGCCGTGCCTTGATTATTATATAGGCCAGTGTATGGCGCCGTGCCAGAAAGACATACCTGCCGAGCAGTATGCCGATGTCATAAGACAGGTATGCGATTTTTTGGACGGTCGCCAGGAAGATATTATAGATAAATTAAAAGAGCAAATGCGGAATGCTATAGATGCACTTAACTTTGAAAAAGCTGCCGTATTGCGCGATAAGATAAACGCCATATTGAGCTTACAGGAGAAACAGAAAGTGGTGTCCACAGAGCTCATAGATCAGGATGTAATAGGTGTTTTCCAGCAGGATGAGGATTCCATGGTTCAGGTATTTTTTATTCGCGGGGGAAGGATGATAGGAGCAGAGCACTTCTTATTGGAAGATACAGGGCATGATGATACGGCGTCGCTCTTGGCGTCATTTATGGAACAATTTTATTCGGGAATAAACTTTATACCTAGTGAAGTATTGTTGCCGGTGTGGCCCGAAGATGGGCAAACTATAGAAAAATGGTTGTCTGATAAAAAAGGCTTAAGGATTCAGCTTAAAGTGCCGATAAAAGGAGAGAAGCGTGAACTTGTGGAAATGGCGGAAGAGAATGCCAGAGAAGCCTTAGAGCGCTTCAGCCTGAAGATAAAAGCTGATAAACAGCGCACGCAAGGAGCGCTGGAACAATTGGCTGAGATACTCGGATTAGATCAGATGCCGTGGCGCATAGAGGCTTTTGATATATCTCATATTCAAGGCACTGATACTGTGGCTTCCATGGTGGTTGCCGAAGGAGGACGGCCGAAGAACAGCGACTATCGCCGATTCAGGATCAGTATGCCTCAAAACGATGATTTTGCCAGTATGGCGGAGGTTGTGGATCGGAGGTATAGCAAGGGATTGTCCGAAAAGAGACAGCTTGCAGCTAAAGGGTTGGATATAAAGGACGGCAAATTTTCTGCGTTTCCGGATCTGATACTTATAGATGGGGGACGTGGGCAATTAAATGCTGCGAGGCAGGTGTTGGCGCGTTTAGGTTTGGATTATATACCGATTATAGGTTTGGCTAAGGAAAATGAAGAGATATATATACCAGACAGATCCGAACCGCTGGTGTTACCCAAGGATAGCCCTGCACTTCAGCTTCTCCAACGTATAAGGGACGAAGCGCATCGATTTGCTATCTCCTATCATAGGAGCTTACGTGGGAAGAGCGCTCTCCAATCGGTATTGGATAATATTCCAGGCATAGGCGATAAGCGTAGAAAGGCATTGATGGAGTATTTCGGTTCTGTGGAAAGTATAAAACGAGCCGGTGTAGAAGAGTTGGCATCAATTAAGGCTATGAATATATCGGCAGCTAAAAAGGTGTACGAGTATTTTCATAGTATATAG
- a CDS encoding bifunctional diguanylate cyclase/phosphohydrolase, whose protein sequence is MNNTKDAQKAKLSIIIALMKVMCTVFIGIAVTSILSNIIALDIRCVQVRIMLVLGTMAISWWQWLSTNNQPRLWEQPRLADCAESLFYIVAVTWILCASQPETSIFKLTYIFIIMVNAFRFDMKYGFMSAGVSSASVIFCDVAKLEQLRRFAYLEQDMLLIVSFFVLAFIMGYISMSQKQDFDNMARMATTDELTGLYNNRIFHESLLRYIEETNDNKRYENVWVALLDIAEFRRYNELYGYTMGNAVLTQVGVIISEGARGAQLVSRYGDDKFGLIFTDCSLRHVKDIVSRIKRNIENYPFYGKDNMPGGVISVYAGIAGYPMNGLTKEEMIKSAVDDINFAKLIYNNIDPIHMVHMEGMSVMQVFINMLNSRDHFTYEHTQRVIAYADMLARALNMHQRFIDDVKFGAYLHDIGKIDLPTPILVKTQPLSVVEDDIFKNHVIWGADIVGSVESLAHIVPIIRHHHERWDGLGYPDGLQGTDIPLEARIVALANGFDMMLMGRWPDEPDCRGVAGAVQCLMRNAGTYFDPDLVDIFIKTIRSYNLQHLFPNDAFSVTIDA, encoded by the coding sequence GTGAATAACACAAAGGACGCACAAAAGGCAAAATTAAGTATAATAATAGCGCTTATGAAGGTTATGTGTACAGTTTTTATAGGCATAGCCGTTACCAGCATTTTATCTAATATAATAGCACTGGATATACGATGCGTACAAGTCCGAATAATGCTCGTGTTAGGTACTATGGCTATTTCGTGGTGGCAATGGCTTTCAACAAATAATCAGCCGCGGTTATGGGAACAACCGCGGCTGGCCGATTGTGCGGAATCGCTGTTTTACATCGTGGCTGTAACGTGGATATTATGTGCCAGCCAACCTGAAACAAGCATATTCAAATTGACATATATATTTATAATCATGGTCAATGCTTTCAGATTCGATATGAAATATGGTTTTATGTCGGCCGGCGTATCGTCAGCAAGTGTTATATTCTGCGATGTAGCCAAGCTTGAACAATTGAGGCGTTTTGCTTATTTAGAGCAGGACATGCTGTTGATAGTAAGTTTCTTCGTGTTAGCCTTCATAATGGGATATATATCGATGAGCCAAAAACAGGATTTTGATAATATGGCTAGAATGGCCACAACGGATGAATTGACAGGTTTATATAACAACCGTATATTTCATGAAAGTCTGCTTAGATATATAGAAGAGACTAATGATAATAAGCGCTATGAAAATGTGTGGGTGGCGCTTTTGGATATAGCTGAATTCAGGAGATACAATGAACTTTACGGTTACACCATGGGCAATGCCGTTTTAACTCAAGTTGGAGTTATTATATCCGAAGGGGCGAGGGGTGCGCAGTTGGTGTCTAGATACGGGGACGATAAGTTCGGATTGATCTTTACAGATTGCAGTTTAAGGCATGTAAAAGATATAGTATCGCGTATTAAAAGAAATATAGAGAATTATCCGTTTTATGGTAAAGACAATATGCCTGGCGGCGTGATAAGCGTATATGCAGGTATAGCGGGCTATCCTATGAACGGTTTAACCAAGGAAGAAATGATAAAATCGGCCGTTGATGATATAAATTTCGCAAAGCTTATTTATAATAATATCGATCCTATTCATATGGTGCATATGGAAGGCATGAGCGTCATGCAGGTATTCATAAATATGTTAAATTCTCGCGATCATTTTACATATGAGCATACTCAAAGGGTTATTGCTTATGCTGATATGCTTGCCAGAGCTTTGAATATGCATCAGCGGTTCATAGATGATGTAAAGTTCGGTGCATATCTGCACGATATAGGTAAAATAGATCTGCCAACTCCTATATTGGTCAAAACTCAGCCTTTATCAGTGGTTGAAGATGATATATTCAAGAACCATGTTATATGGGGTGCTGATATAGTCGGTTCTGTAGAATCATTAGCGCATATAGTGCCGATTATACGGCACCATCATGAACGTTGGGATGGCTTGGGCTACCCCGATGGTCTGCAAGGTACGGACATACCTTTAGAAGCTAGAATAGTAGCGCTTGCAAATGGTTTCGATATGATGCTTATGGGTCGATGGCCAGATGAACCTGATTGTAGAGGCGTTGCCGGTGCTGTACAATGCCTTATGCGCAACGCCGGTACATATTTTGATCCTGATTTAGTGGATATATTTATCAAGACTATACGATCCTATAATTTGCAACACCTATTTCCAAACGATGCGTTTAGTGTTACAATAGATGCGTGA